A genomic stretch from Coffea arabica cultivar ET-39 chromosome 10c, Coffea Arabica ET-39 HiFi, whole genome shotgun sequence includes:
- the LOC113714061 gene encoding uncharacterized protein, whose translation MVPPPTYPYGMPACYNPQAVCAYHSGAPGHSILDCKALKHKVQDMIEVGEIVIRKREAQGPNINRNPLPEHTNTIGVILDDTEYDNLVQKLAREVEVFGVTDQPFVIEDEPFEEDKRPFILDLTPAESEALEPVVIEFPKQAPVLSLQQVPWNYNEPVIQIGKKSVAKEEVSAVTRSGRIASPFGATVPIQTNNPELPAKPTITEKEALDFLKRLQRSEYNVVDRLSKSPAQIFMLDILFSSDMHRDVLLEVLTKAQIPKNISVANFSHVVGNVLIDNGSALNICHWSTLEKLGLQDIKLRRSGTIVRGFDGAQREPIGEVDLVVEMGPAQFQIACQVMHFPSVYNVLLGRPWIHKSGAVPSSLHQLLKFIVNDKLITIFAEEDCLVIADSGSEEDGSRNATVTPHSTADIVSVSWITKEERAVSKASVMMAKEMIRGGYESDKGLGRDLQGILKPVKIVEKKDSFGLDFRPTAKDIKEMKERKRAEKEGRQKAFDIPPLHYTFPRPTKVITSEINPVDEIETSLAQLFVGATFEDSFPDEPEFPDIPEGSISN comes from the exons ATggtaccccctcctacctatccATATGGCATGCCCGCTTGCTATAACCCACAagctgtctgtgcttatcattcaggggcacCCGGACATTCAATTTTGGATTGCAAGGCTCTTAAGCATAAAgttcaagatatgattgaagTCGGAGAGATTGTAATTAGGAAAAGGGAGGCACAAGGGCCGAATATAAATAGGAACCCCTTGCCGGAACATACTAATACCATTGGGGTCATTCTGGACGACACAGAGTATGACAATCTAGTCCAAAAATTGGCAAGGGAAGTTGAGgtgtttggggtcacagaccaaccATTTGTAATAGAAGATGAACCGTTTGAGGAGGATAAAAGACCTTTTATTTTAGATCTCACTCCAGCTGAGAGCGAGGCTTTGGAGCCAGTGGTCAtcgaattcccaaaacaggcgCCTGTTCTAAGTTTGCAGCAAGTGCCATGGAATTACAATGAACCTGTCATACAAATTGGAAAAAAGTCAGTTGCCAAAGAAGAGGTGTCAGCAGTCACTAGATCAGGGAGAATTGCAAGTCCGTTTGGAGCTACCGTTCCGATTCAAACAAATAACCCTGAGCTGCCCGCTAAACCAACAATTACTGAGAAGGAAGCCTTGGATTTTCTTAAAAGGCTCCAAAGAAGCGAATATAATGTAGTCGACAGGCTAAGCAAGTCGCCCGCCCAAATATTCATGTTGGATATACTTTTTTCTTCTGATATGCATAGGGATGTGTTGCTCGAAGTGTTGACTAAAGCTCAAATCCCTAAAAACATTTCGGTTGCTAATTTCTCACATGTAGTTGGGAAT GTGTTGATTGACAATGGATCTGCGCTTAATATCTGTCATTGGAGTaccttggaaaagctaggaTTGCAAGATATCAAGCTAAGGCGTTCAGGGACCATAGTTAGAGGTTTTGATGGAGCACAAAGAGAACCTATAGGAGAAGTGGATTTAGTAGTCGAGATGGGGCCCGCGCAGTTTCAAATAGCCTGCCAAGTTATGCACTTTCCTAGTGTTTACAATGTTTTGCTTGGACGTCCGTGGATTCATAAGTCCGGGGCTGTGCCGTCTTCATTGCATCAATTGTTGAAATTCATAGTAAATGACAAATTGATAACTATCTTTGCCGAGGAGGATTGCCTCGTAATTGCTGATTCTGGGTCCGAAGAAGATGGTAGCCGAAACGCCACAGTGACCCCTCATAGCACAGCTGATATCgtctccgtaagttggataACAAAAGAGGAACGAGCTGTGTCAAAAGCCAGTGTCATGATGGCCAAGGAAATGATCCGCGGAGGATATGAGTCTGACAAAGGGCTGGGACGTGATCTACAAGGAATTCTGAAACCAGTGAAAATTGTGGAGAAGAAGGATTCATTCGGTTTGGATTTCCGACCAACCGCTAAAGACatcaaagaaatgaaggaacgcAAGAGAGCAGAGAAAGAAGGCAGGCAAAAGGCCTTTGATATTCCACCACTGCATTATACTTTTCCACGACCAACCAAGGTGATCACGTCAGAGATTAACCCAGTTGACGAAATCGAAActagtttggcccaattgttcgttggggcaacatttgaagacaGTTTTCCAGATGAGCCCGAGTTTCCCGACATccctgaaggatcaatttccaattgA